A genomic stretch from Bosea sp. F3-2 includes:
- a CDS encoding EamA family transporter, which translates to MSVLTPAEAPSRWRQLAIWLAFIGLDTGTQLAFKWGADGLGDTDFGLAMLTRSMELPGVWLAVVGYLGTFVVWMAILRDMPLSRAFPMTGLVYITVPLFAWAAFGERIDLLRAVGIALIIAGVVLLGGENENEQP; encoded by the coding sequence ATGAGTGTCCTCACACCTGCCGAAGCGCCCTCGCGCTGGCGCCAGCTTGCAATCTGGCTGGCCTTCATCGGGCTCGACACGGGAACGCAGCTCGCCTTCAAATGGGGAGCCGACGGGCTCGGCGACACGGATTTCGGCCTTGCGATGCTGACGCGGTCCATGGAGCTTCCCGGCGTCTGGCTTGCCGTCGTCGGCTATCTCGGAACCTTCGTGGTCTGGATGGCGATCCTGCGCGACATGCCGCTCAGCCGTGCCTTTCCGATGACCGGATTGGTCTATATCACCGTGCCTTTGTTCGCCTGGGCGGCCTTCGGCGAACGGATCGATCTGCTGCGCGCCGTTGGCATTGCCTTGATCATCGCCGGAGTGGTCCTGCTCGGCGGGGAGAATGAGAATGAGCAGCCGTAG
- a CDS encoding EamA family transporter — MTLTIVLWFILSIVCDVVGQLCLKLGADRLPQGAGLRELTVALGRSGWAMAGVLTYVAEFFIWLRILAEVPLSIAFPIASLNFLAITFASAVLLGERVGPRQWLGAFLITCGVVIVARTV, encoded by the coding sequence GTGACCTTGACCATCGTCCTCTGGTTCATCCTGTCGATTGTCTGCGACGTCGTCGGCCAGCTCTGCCTGAAGCTCGGTGCCGACCGGTTGCCGCAGGGGGCGGGGCTGCGCGAGCTCACCGTCGCGCTTGGCCGCTCCGGCTGGGCGATGGCCGGCGTGCTGACCTATGTGGCGGAGTTCTTCATCTGGCTGCGGATCCTCGCCGAGGTGCCGCTCTCGATCGCCTTTCCCATCGCCAGCCTCAACTTCCTCGCCATCACCTTCGCCAGCGCGGTTCTGCTTGGCGAGCGCGTCGGTCCCCGGCAATGGCTCGGTGCTTTCCTCATCACCTGCGGCGTGGTCATCGTCGCTCGAACAGTCTGA
- a CDS encoding arginase, whose amino-acid sequence MRLQVIDLDGSVARQEPLRRRIDAGEASCIDAAHLAARLRIVASHAARTSLLAQLAAEDREGSGPPVYFYGSGDFHHLAALLLGRVTEPVTVIHFDNHPDWVRFPATVNCGAWVNRALELPQVRKVITIGPCSGDLVRPEWQFANLRAVAEERIALYPWRHEPSRVWGRYGTAASFRQEGNHLHWRNLADEDWADFLDDLVATIPTKAIWLSIDKDVLGRGEALTNWDQGDLPLAHLLSAIERLAEARRIVGIDVCGDWSEPRFSDPFRATLAFFDHPPPLRPSPEELAVNARVNAELIDCFARVLP is encoded by the coding sequence TTGCGCCTGCAGGTGATCGATCTCGATGGCAGCGTCGCGCGCCAGGAGCCGCTGCGCCGCCGCATCGATGCGGGAGAAGCTTCCTGCATCGACGCGGCGCATCTCGCCGCGCGCCTGCGCATCGTGGCGAGCCACGCAGCGCGCACGAGCCTGCTCGCGCAGCTGGCCGCCGAGGACAGGGAGGGGAGCGGACCACCGGTCTACTTCTACGGTTCCGGCGACTTCCATCACCTTGCGGCGCTGCTGCTCGGAAGAGTCACCGAGCCGGTGACGGTTATCCATTTTGACAACCATCCCGACTGGGTGCGGTTTCCGGCGACGGTCAATTGCGGCGCCTGGGTCAACCGGGCGCTGGAATTACCCCAGGTCCGCAAGGTCATCACCATCGGCCCCTGCAGCGGCGATCTCGTGCGCCCGGAATGGCAGTTCGCCAATCTCAGGGCGGTCGCGGAGGAGCGGATCGCGCTCTACCCTTGGCGGCACGAGCCTTCCCGCGTCTGGGGCCGGTACGGCACCGCTGCGAGTTTCCGGCAGGAAGGAAATCATCTGCATTGGCGCAACCTGGCCGATGAGGATTGGGCTGATTTCCTCGACGACCTCGTCGCCACGATCCCGACCAAGGCCATCTGGCTCAGCATCGACAAGGACGTTCTCGGGCGGGGCGAGGCGCTGACCAACTGGGATCAGGGCGATCTGCCGCTCGCCCACCTGCTTTCCGCGATCGAGCGCCTGGCGGAGGCGCGCCGCATCGTCGGGATCGATGTCTGCGGCGACTGGTCGGAGCCGCGCTTCTCCGATCCGTTCCGCGCGACGCTCGCCTTCTTCGACCACCCGCCGCCGCTGCGACCTTCTCCGGAAGAGCTTGCCGTCAATGCCCGGGTGAATGCCGAACTCATCGACTGCTTTGCGCGGGTGTTGCCGTGA
- a CDS encoding alpha/beta fold hydrolase, translated as MTTRDFSLRYPGDRTGFLLIHGLSGTPIEMRLVARALAQAGHTVHCPQLAGHCAGESELLATGWRDWARSVMDELDRMRLSCDRVIVGGLSMGAVLAMHVAAARPDAVDGLALYAPTLWYDGWSIPRYAFLLKWLINTPFGRRYSFVEREPYGIKDLRTRAVITTAITRGDSSEAGLLGTPSGALREMWALIDRTRREMPAITCPALLVHAREDDIASLSNAFYIQRRLGGLVDAVILDDSYHLVTIDQQRDIVVERSLALAARLAKTEVRERATELRVVAAE; from the coding sequence GTGACGACGCGCGATTTCAGCCTTCGCTATCCCGGTGATCGGACCGGCTTTCTTCTGATCCACGGTCTGAGCGGAACCCCGATCGAGATGCGCCTGGTGGCGCGTGCGCTCGCTCAGGCCGGCCACACCGTGCATTGCCCGCAGCTCGCCGGTCATTGTGCCGGGGAAAGCGAGCTGCTGGCCACGGGCTGGCGCGATTGGGCCCGGAGCGTCATGGACGAGCTCGACCGGATGCGCCTGAGCTGCGATCGCGTCATTGTCGGTGGGCTTTCGATGGGCGCCGTCCTGGCGATGCATGTCGCCGCCGCGCGGCCCGATGCCGTCGATGGCCTGGCTCTCTACGCGCCGACGCTCTGGTACGATGGCTGGTCGATCCCGCGCTACGCCTTCCTGCTGAAATGGCTGATCAACACGCCCTTCGGGCGTCGCTACAGCTTCGTCGAGCGGGAGCCCTATGGCATCAAGGATCTGCGCACGCGCGCCGTGATCACCACCGCGATCACGCGCGGCGACAGTTCCGAGGCCGGCCTGCTCGGCACGCCGTCAGGTGCCCTCCGGGAGATGTGGGCGCTGATCGACCGGACGCGACGCGAGATGCCGGCAATCACCTGCCCGGCATTGCTCGTCCATGCGCGCGAGGACGATATCGCCAGCCTGTCGAACGCGTTCTACATCCAGCGTCGGCTCGGCGGCCTGGTCGATGCCGTGATTCTCGATGACAGCTATCATCTCGTGACGATCGACCAGCAGCGCGACATCGTCGTCGAGCGCTCGCTGGCCCTTGCGGCACGGCTCGCGAAGACGGAAGTCCGGGAGAGGGCGACGGAGCTGCGCGTCGTCGCAGCGGAATGA
- the glpK gene encoding glycerol kinase GlpK, translated as MAARHILAIDQGTTSSRAILFDASLAVISSAQQEFPQHFPASGWVEHEPEDIWESVLATARAAIAKAGLNAGDIAGIGITNQRETTLIWDRRTGKAIHRAIVWQDRRTAQACAELAAAGHEGRVAERTGLRIDPYFSATKIAWLLDNVPGARRRAEAGELAFGTIDSFLLWRLTGGAVHATDATNAARTMLFDIGRGIWDPELLSLFDIPAAILPEVRDCATHFGDTVPELFGKPIAVRGIAGDQQAATIGQACFTPGMVKSTYGTGCFALLNTGDTPVRSKHRLLSTVAYQLGGKRTYALEGSIFIAGAAVQWLRDGLGIIEKASDTGPLAEAADPEQDVYLVPAFVGLGAPHWDAHARGAMFGLTRNSGPREFARATLESVCYQTLDLIEAMHADWPEAGQGGRSVLRVDGGMVASDWTMQRLADILDLPVDRPTVLETTALGAAYLAGLDAGLLPEPERFADQWRLERRFSPAMAASQRERKVRGWRDAVRRTLSAE; from the coding sequence ATGGCTGCCAGACACATCCTCGCCATCGACCAGGGCACGACCTCCTCGCGGGCGATCCTGTTCGACGCCTCGCTCGCGGTGATTTCCTCGGCCCAGCAGGAATTTCCGCAGCATTTCCCGGCATCAGGCTGGGTCGAGCACGAGCCTGAGGACATCTGGGAGAGCGTGCTGGCGACGGCCCGCGCAGCGATTGCCAAGGCCGGGCTGAATGCTGGCGACATCGCGGGGATCGGAATCACCAACCAGCGCGAGACGACGCTGATCTGGGACCGGCGGACAGGCAAGGCGATTCACCGCGCCATCGTGTGGCAGGACAGGCGCACGGCACAGGCCTGCGCCGAACTCGCCGCCGCCGGCCATGAAGGACGGGTCGCCGAACGCACCGGCCTGCGCATCGACCCCTATTTCTCGGCGACCAAGATCGCCTGGCTGCTCGACAACGTGCCGGGCGCGCGGAGGCGGGCGGAGGCGGGCGAACTCGCCTTCGGCACCATCGATTCCTTCCTGCTCTGGCGGCTGACAGGCGGAGCGGTACACGCGACCGATGCCACCAATGCGGCGCGTACCATGCTGTTCGACATCGGCCGTGGCATCTGGGACCCCGAACTCCTCAGTCTCTTCGACATCCCGGCGGCTATTCTGCCGGAGGTACGCGACTGCGCCACGCATTTCGGCGATACGGTGCCGGAGCTCTTCGGAAAGCCGATCGCGGTGCGCGGCATCGCCGGAGACCAGCAGGCGGCGACCATCGGCCAGGCCTGCTTCACGCCGGGCATGGTCAAGTCGACCTACGGCACCGGCTGTTTCGCGCTGCTCAACACCGGCGACACGCCGGTCCGCTCGAAGCATCGCCTGCTCAGCACGGTCGCCTATCAGCTCGGCGGCAAGCGGACCTACGCGCTCGAAGGCTCGATCTTCATTGCGGGCGCCGCCGTGCAATGGCTGCGCGATGGGCTCGGCATCATCGAGAAGGCGAGCGATACCGGCCCGCTGGCCGAGGCGGCCGATCCCGAGCAGGACGTTTATCTGGTCCCGGCCTTCGTGGGCCTGGGAGCGCCGCACTGGGACGCCCATGCGCGCGGGGCGATGTTCGGGCTGACCCGCAACTCCGGGCCGCGCGAATTCGCGCGGGCTACCCTGGAAAGCGTCTGCTACCAGACGCTCGATCTGATCGAGGCGATGCATGCCGACTGGCCGGAGGCCGGGCAGGGTGGTCGCTCGGTGCTCAGGGTCGATGGCGGCATGGTCGCGTCGGACTGGACGATGCAGCGTCTCGCCGACATCCTCGATCTGCCGGTCGACCGGCCGACGGTGCTGGAGACCACTGCGCTGGGCGCGGCCTATCTCGCCGGGCTCGACGCCGGGCTGCTGCCCGAGCCCGAGCGCTTTGCCGACCAGTGGCGGCTGGAGCGTCGCTTCTCGCCGGCCATGGCGGCGAGCCAGCGCGAGCGCAAGGTCAGGGGCTGGCGCGACGCCGTGCGGCGAACGCTGAGCGCGGAGTGA
- a CDS encoding DUF2147 domain-containing protein — translation MSSRSLGIALVAAALMGALPASADSMADVVGRWRDSDGESEIAIARCGAALCGRIVWLKEPRFDQFNPDAKLRARSLLGIQVLSGFAPGENGKLAGSGYNPADGKTYRTTLELAAPSSLVVRGCVLGGLICDDDTWTRQP, via the coding sequence ATGAGCAGCCGTAGCTTGGGGATCGCGCTCGTCGCCGCCGCGCTCATGGGGGCTCTGCCGGCCAGCGCCGACTCGATGGCGGATGTCGTCGGCCGCTGGCGCGATTCCGACGGGGAGTCGGAGATCGCGATCGCCCGCTGCGGCGCCGCGCTGTGCGGTCGGATCGTCTGGCTGAAGGAGCCGCGATTCGACCAATTCAATCCTGACGCGAAGCTGCGCGCTCGCTCGCTCCTCGGCATCCAGGTTCTGAGCGGCTTTGCTCCGGGCGAGAATGGGAAGTTGGCAGGCAGCGGCTATAATCCCGCCGATGGCAAGACTTACCGCACGACGCTGGAGCTGGCGGCGCCGAGTTCACTGGTGGTGCGCGGCTGCGTCCTCGGCGGCCTGATCTGCGACGACGATACCTGGACGAGGCAGCCGTGA
- a CDS encoding aminotransferase class III-fold pyridoxal phosphate-dependent enzyme: protein MDDGFPQHGRTAAASAAVNLASVAAEEARLLALEAEFCSHGDTVHYTQFPKIFSGCEGSFMLDAVGNRFLDLQMWYSAVNFGYANPRLNNALKRQIDTLPQVASQYLHREKIELAAMIAKDAQRKFGAKGRVHFNVGGAQAVEDSLKLVRNASNGKSLMFAFEGGYHGRTLGASAITSSYRYRRRFGHFGERAHFIPFPYHFRGPKGMSKEEYGEHCVQQFARLFESEYNGVWDPKVGQAEYAAFYVEPLQGTGGYVIPPPNFFTGLKKVLDDHDILLVVDEIQMGFYRTGKLWSIEHFGVQPDVIVFGKAVTNGLNPLSGIWAKEALINPTVFPPGSTHSTFNANPLGTAVALEAMKMMQEEDYETMVMAKGAYFLDGLQELKRRHKIVGEVDGLGMALRIEICEPHDSYTPSKRLVDLMCDEGMKADLVVDGRRYGLVLDIGGYYKNVITLAPALTMSYEEIDLAIALLDQLFARVAGA from the coding sequence ATGGATGACGGATTTCCCCAGCACGGCCGCACCGCAGCCGCTTCTGCTGCGGTGAACCTGGCCTCGGTTGCCGCCGAGGAGGCCCGCCTGCTCGCGCTCGAGGCCGAATTCTGCTCGCATGGTGACACCGTCCACTACACGCAGTTCCCGAAGATCTTCTCGGGCTGTGAAGGCTCCTTCATGCTCGATGCGGTCGGTAACCGCTTCCTCGACCTGCAGATGTGGTACTCGGCCGTCAATTTCGGCTACGCCAATCCGCGCCTCAACAATGCACTGAAGCGCCAGATCGACACGCTGCCGCAGGTCGCGAGCCAGTATCTCCATCGCGAGAAGATCGAGCTTGCGGCGATGATCGCCAAGGATGCGCAGCGCAAGTTCGGCGCCAAGGGGCGCGTCCATTTCAACGTCGGCGGTGCCCAGGCGGTCGAGGATTCACTCAAGCTCGTGCGCAACGCCTCGAACGGCAAGAGCCTGATGTTCGCCTTCGAGGGCGGCTATCACGGCCGCACGCTCGGCGCCTCCGCCATCACCTCGTCCTACCGCTATCGCCGCCGCTTCGGCCATTTCGGCGAGCGCGCTCACTTCATCCCGTTCCCCTATCATTTCCGCGGGCCGAAGGGCATGAGCAAGGAAGAGTATGGCGAGCACTGCGTGCAGCAGTTCGCCCGGCTCTTCGAGAGCGAATACAACGGCGTCTGGGACCCCAAGGTCGGCCAGGCCGAATATGCCGCCTTCTATGTCGAGCCGCTTCAGGGCACGGGCGGCTACGTCATTCCGCCCCCCAACTTCTTCACCGGCTTGAAGAAGGTGCTCGACGATCACGACATCCTGCTCGTCGTCGACGAGATCCAGATGGGCTTCTACCGGACGGGCAAGCTCTGGTCGATCGAGCATTTCGGCGTCCAGCCCGATGTGATCGTCTTCGGCAAGGCCGTCACCAACGGGCTGAACCCGCTCTCCGGCATCTGGGCCAAGGAAGCGCTGATCAACCCGACCGTCTTCCCGCCGGGCTCCACGCATTCGACCTTCAACGCCAACCCGCTCGGCACCGCCGTCGCGCTCGAGGCGATGAAGATGATGCAGGAGGAAGACTACGAGACCATGGTCATGGCCAAGGGCGCGTATTTCCTCGACGGGCTGCAGGAGCTGAAGCGCCGGCACAAGATCGTCGGCGAGGTCGACGGCCTCGGCATGGCCTTGCGCATCGAAATCTGCGAGCCGCATGACAGCTACACGCCGTCTAAGCGCCTCGTCGATCTGATGTGCGACGAGGGCATGAAGGCTGATCTGGTGGTCGATGGCCGGCGCTACGGCCTCGTGCTCGATATCGGCGGCTACTACAAGAACGTCATCACGCTCGCGCCGGCTCTGACCATGAGCTACGAAGAGATCGATCTGGCGATCGCCCTCCTGGATCAGCTCTTTGCCCGCGTGGCTGGCGCCTGA
- a CDS encoding GNAT family N-acetyltransferase, whose protein sequence is MAAIDPAAWDACLPGEAECHVYYSACEAAAASSGIGLRMAAIVVETQGEVVGVAPFFRLDYRLDTPLQGRLRGLGDALFRHLPGLVVLKALCVGSPYGERCHLGFSPRLDAAGRADTFQKLAETLQRQAATEGAHLVVWKDLAPEPEREAGAFLSRAGFARLASLPVAVLDLPFRDEATYLASLSAATRKDIRRKLAKAGDVRIEFRTDIAGLEQEIDALYESTRAQSGLDYGELELLPPGYFAGISQALGERAVFALYWIGGELAAFNLLLVETERVIDKFLGMRYPLAREHNLYVVSWMANVRFCLERGIRLFQSGQTAYASKLRFGSRLVPSAIHVRHRRAPLQWALRRLSPWLGFDRFDPDLAEHAGKKAA, encoded by the coding sequence GTGGCCGCAATCGATCCCGCGGCTTGGGATGCGTGCCTGCCCGGCGAGGCGGAGTGCCACGTCTATTACAGCGCCTGCGAGGCGGCTGCAGCTTCTTCCGGAATCGGGCTGCGCATGGCGGCGATCGTCGTCGAGACGCAAGGTGAGGTGGTCGGGGTCGCGCCCTTCTTCCGGCTGGACTACCGGCTCGATACGCCCCTTCAAGGCCGGTTGCGCGGGCTTGGGGATGCGCTGTTCCGCCATCTGCCGGGACTTGTCGTCCTCAAGGCTCTCTGCGTCGGCTCTCCCTATGGCGAGCGCTGCCATCTCGGCTTTTCGCCACGGCTGGATGCCGCCGGCCGTGCTGACACCTTTCAGAAACTGGCTGAAACGCTGCAGCGGCAGGCCGCGACTGAGGGTGCGCATCTCGTCGTCTGGAAGGATCTGGCGCCGGAGCCGGAGCGGGAGGCCGGCGCCTTCCTCTCCCGGGCAGGTTTCGCGCGCTTGGCCAGCCTGCCGGTCGCCGTGCTCGACCTGCCTTTCCGGGACGAAGCCACCTATCTGGCATCGCTGTCTGCGGCGACGCGCAAGGACATCAGGCGCAAGCTCGCCAAGGCAGGCGATGTCCGGATCGAGTTCCGCACCGACATCGCCGGGCTCGAGCAGGAGATCGACGCCCTCTACGAATCCACGCGCGCGCAGAGCGGCCTGGACTATGGCGAGCTCGAACTCCTGCCGCCTGGCTATTTCGCCGGGATCTCGCAGGCCCTGGGCGAGCGGGCCGTTTTCGCGCTCTACTGGATCGGAGGCGAGCTTGCGGCGTTCAACCTGCTGCTGGTCGAGACCGAACGCGTCATCGATAAGTTCCTCGGGATGCGCTACCCGCTCGCACGCGAGCACAATCTCTATGTCGTGAGCTGGATGGCGAATGTGCGCTTCTGTCTCGAACGCGGCATTCGCCTGTTCCAGAGTGGCCAGACTGCCTACGCATCCAAGCTGCGTTTCGGCAGCCGGCTCGTTCCCTCCGCCATCCATGTCCGCCATCGCCGCGCGCCCCTGCAATGGGCGCTGCGTCGCTTGAGCCCCTGGCTCGGCTTCGACCGCTTCGATCCCGATCTTGCCGAACACGCCGGAAAGAAAGCCGCATGA
- a CDS encoding MtnX-like HAD-IB family phosphatase produces the protein MQWQAIVDFDGTISEKDTTDCVLARFAEPGWEAIEEDWVAGRIGSRECMERQVALLRAAPDVFDSFVESFAIDWGFAFFVRVCQRHGVPVTVVSDGLDRTIHAVLRRAGLAGLPVIANHLEPVGADRWRLTSPHAARDGSCISGTCKCSVARSLGRPATILVGDGRSDFCLAERADIVFAKNGLIAHCDQAGVEYRPFSRLAEAAPILDDMLTGVVPAAASHHIKDLING, from the coding sequence ATGCAATGGCAGGCCATCGTCGATTTCGACGGAACGATTTCAGAGAAGGACACGACGGACTGCGTCCTGGCCCGCTTCGCCGAGCCGGGTTGGGAAGCGATCGAGGAGGACTGGGTCGCGGGGCGAATCGGATCGCGGGAGTGCATGGAGCGGCAGGTCGCGCTGCTGCGCGCCGCGCCCGATGTCTTCGACAGCTTCGTCGAGAGCTTCGCGATCGACTGGGGATTTGCCTTCTTCGTCAGGGTCTGCCAGCGCCACGGCGTGCCGGTGACCGTGGTTTCGGACGGGCTCGACCGTACGATCCATGCCGTGCTGCGCCGGGCCGGGCTCGCCGGGCTGCCGGTCATCGCCAATCACCTCGAACCGGTTGGAGCGGATCGCTGGCGCTTGACCTCGCCGCACGCGGCCCGTGACGGCAGCTGCATCAGCGGTACCTGCAAATGCAGCGTGGCTCGCAGCTTGGGGCGGCCCGCCACCATCCTGGTCGGCGACGGCCGGTCCGATTTCTGCCTGGCCGAACGCGCCGACATCGTCTTCGCCAAGAACGGCCTGATCGCCCATTGCGACCAGGCCGGGGTGGAATACCGCCCATTCTCCCGGCTCGCGGAAGCGGCCCCTATCCTGGACGACATGCTGACTGGCGTCGTCCCGGCCGCAGCGAGCCATCACATCAAGGACTTGATCAATGGATGA